Below is a genomic region from Henckelia pumila isolate YLH828 chromosome 3, ASM3356847v2, whole genome shotgun sequence.
TGTCTAGTAACAATGTATGTGAGTTTCATTAAAGATCCATCTTAGACTCTCTCACGGTCTCACCCACATGATAAGTATTATAtgaatgaaattttaaaattatatcgtTTATAGAATTTGCAAGCACATTTGagatttataatataaaatagtgattatatataatcatgaaaattcaaaatatttcaaaccaTATAACATTTATCTTTACACATTATTCATGTTTATTTTATCATACTTATTactatgtgtgtgtgtgtgtgagtatAGTTTTGAAGGTGCGGGGATCCATTGACTTCAGTTAAGCTAAGCGCACAATTCAAGTCCatgtgttatttttttattaaaaaaataaaaataaaatccatATCTCCTTCACCACCCCATCACTTTCACAATGACACTATCCCGTCGCCTCCCACTCATTTTGTTCCGACCGTCAAAATCATCTTGTACCCAACGGTGTTGCTATCGCCGTCACCAACTCAAGCCACTCCACCGATCGACCATCTTACGGTGACTCAGCCGACCTCCCTTAACCATCCAAACCTTGATCTAAAATGCGCTCAACCCCACGAACAAAAAAACACTAGAACTCCGATCTTGGCCCCATCCATCGACAATTTTAGATCTTAGATTGGTCATATTTCAAACACAAACACCCCGAAAATTAGGTGCTCACTGCTGCTGCTTCTAGGCCGACGACTTCTCTTGACTTTCTTGGCCATCTCCGCCCTGTTTACGGTGATGGAGAGTGGAAAGTAGCAGTGATCAGCGGCCTtggattttcatttttcttacATTTTGTTCTTTACTGATGATATAACGTATCCATTTTctcttattttttaaataataaaaaaaacactttgGTATATGTTGTGTGCCAGCTCTGCTGTACGCTACATATTATCTTATTGTGGCCAATTTTAATTTCTAAAACGTATTCTCTGTTTTATCAAAATGGTCATTTATCGACTTTCGATATGTTATATTATTGTTGATCAAAGgacaagaataaaaaaaataagtaaataaCAATCCTAACATAaactcaataaaaaaatttaccacaaaaatTCACGTGAGATAGTTTAATGAGTCAATTTTGTGAtatcaatattttatttgagccCTGAGATTATCATTGCACAAGAACGAAGCTCTGCTTTTCATATCTCTGGACCTCTCTAATTTTGGTCAACAAAAGTTGGATTCTTGTTTAGTGGGTAAAGTGTTGTCGGCTAAGGCGGTAAATCGGGCTACTCTCATAGCTCAAATGCCTAGAATCCTTCAGTCGAAGAAACAGGTGATTATCGAGGTAATTGGGGAAAACTTATTTCTATTTGATTTCGCTTCTTCCAGTGACCGAAGTCATGCTCATCTTGATGGGCCCTATACTTTCTTTAAAGATCTGGTGATTTTCAAAGTACCGTTGGGCCTACAGAAACCAACTGATATGGTTTTTGACGAAATTCCAATATGGGTCCAAGTTCATAACATCCCGATCGCTTTTATGCATTCGAAAATTATCCGTAATATTGTGGAAAACATTGGGAGAGTTATTGAAATTGATGCTGGTCTTTACGGGAGTTGTGCTGGTAAGTTTGCAAGGGCTCGTGTAGTCTTGGATATCACTAAGCCTCTGAAACAGGGGATGTTAATCACTCCAGAGAACTCGTCGGAGGAACTTTGTATTCTACTTCTTTATGAACGTTTACCCAATTTCTGCTTCAAGTGTGGGAAACTGGGACATGTTCTCCGTGATTGTGATCTAAAGGGAGATGGAGTTTCTGAACCTCAATTTGGCAATTGGATGCGAGCATATGTGTTCTCAAGGGAGAAAAATTATTCTCATCATAAAGGGAGTAGTTCTTATAATAGTGATTCTTCAAGagaaaaattccaaaataattATGAGGATCTAGGGGTTGCGGTTGCGTTGGTTTCATCTCAGATGAAACAACAAGAGACGGATTCCTCTCGGGATAAAAGCGAAATAGATGAGAACGTTATTCGATCTTCAGATACCCAGCTGCCAAACAAATCCTCTCCAGAATTGGTTAATAATGATCTTATGGTGGTTTTGGAAATCACAAGTGCTAATTCTGCGATCCCTGTCACTAATCTAGTGGGTTCAAGCAGCAAGTCATCCTGGAAGCGGTTGGCAAGAGAGGCTCTTTTAGTAGAGGATCAAGCTTTGAGTATTTTGGTGGCAAAGAGTCCAGCTAAGCGTCCTCTATCCGATCACGCCTTTGTCACTGACAGGGAGAAAAGAGCTAAGTTGGAAGTCATAATCAATAAGGAGGATGATGTTATTTCGGTGGTGGCTGCGGTGCAGCCCCGCCGACCTTTATGAATTTATTGGCTTGGAATGCACGGGGGCTTGGGAACCCACGTGCAATCCGGGAACTCCGGCGTCTTATCGTCGTAAGTAACCCatcgtttttatttatttctgaaACCAAGTTATTATCTCATCAGTGTCGGCAGTGGCTCCGTGGTTTTCAGTTTGATGGTTGTTTTTCTGTGGATTGTGATCGCCGTAGGGGGGTTTGTTGCTTTTGTGGCGAGATTCGGTAGATATATCTATTAAATCTTATTCTAAGGGGCACATTGACTGTGTTATTACTCAGGAATCTTTACAGTGGAGGTTCACAGGGTTCTACGGTAACCCGGAGGCTTCTTTTCATTCTTCGTCATGGGAACTCTTACGAAGAATCTATGGTATTCATGAGCTCCAACAGCTTCCATGGCTAGTAGGTGGTGACTTTAATGAGATCTTATTTGAATCGGAAAAGATGGGTGGTTTGGTTAGACCGTTACCTCAAATGAAGGATTTTGCGGATGCGCTTGTTGATTGTGGCCTTCAAGACTTATCTTGTATTGGTGACCCTTTCACTTGGAGTAATAAACGCAAAGGTGAAGATCTTATTTTTTCCAGATTGGACCGTTTTGTTTGTAATTTGGAGTGGCGCCTTCGGTTTCCTATAGTGTCGGTGGAGAACTTAGAATTCTTTGGCTCAGACCACCGTCCAATAGTTTTGAAGCAGAATCTGCATTTTTCCAGGAATCTAAGGTTAAAACCAAGGCGTTTCACTTTTGAGCACAAATGGCTTTTGGAATAAGATTTTGTTCAATATGTCCAACAATGTTGGGACAAGTCTCGAGGTCTTCCAGATCATCCAGCTATTCTCTCAAGGTTCAGTAGGGACCTTTCTATTTGGGCTGGGCAAAGATTTAACAACCTGGGGAAGAAAATTAAGTTATTGCGTGATGAGCTTAACTGGCTTCAGTGTTCGTCTTTTGCTAAAGATAATTATAATCGGATTTTGGCATTGGAGAAAGAAATCGAGAAACTTTATGATCAAGAAGAAATTCACTGGAAACAGCGTAGTCGGGTTAATTGGCTGAGCCAGGGGGATCGGAATACGAAGTTTTTCCACTCATCTGCCTCAACTAGATGTCAGAATAAACTCATTAAGGGGTTATTTAATTCACTCGGTGAGTGGTTTGATGATGAGCCCAATATGGTTGGCATTACGACAGATTATTTTTCATCTCTTTTTGCCTCTTCCAATCCTTCACAGTCGGATATTGAATCAGTGTTGGAGTTTATCAATCCAATAGTGAACAATCATATGAATGATATCCTATGCACCCCTTTCACGGCGGAGGAAATTCGAAAAGTAATGTTTGAGATGCACCCTTCAAAATCACCAGGGCCAGATGGGTTTACAGCCTTATTctataaaaaattattgtagtagcccgtgccctaattgagtaattaaaggattaatgctaattaattgaattaggcatcggacggatcggaagctccgaaggcacgatcggaagctccgaacaggatcggaagctccgatgagtgatcggaggcaccgatgttattacgtcaggcatgacgtgtggttggatcggaagcttcgatcaggaccggaagctccgatcacccctatccggagtcaacaagtgatattttgacacgtggcagatcaggatcttcggaagctccgatggcaggatcgaatgttccgatcgaggttcggacgttccgatcaaggatcggaagttccgatcgttgtctataaatagaaggccgagacttcactttcatttgccaattccgagttctcctttcctttctagtcctattggagctgttctagtcttcttaggcttggtccggaggtcggagaggcgttcggtagtcgtagcggagtcgtgcccaagttctggaggcatcgacatcaaagggctaacgacggacgaaggtatagcttttgcttcctataaatatttaggagtatgcaatagcttagttaaggcttttagagcactttaatgatagtagtatcatttggcagtgtagagcagactataggcgtggacctagagttggtagagctttcactgttttgaggtacgaaagtactgttcgagatatcctgactgagtatgcatgtattatgtgactgcatgatttatatgccatgatattatgctgcattcatttgcatcttgctgtatctctttcgagatgtctgttagtagggttgtaccctattctgttagtggatggacttccatcgatttgggtccggcgtatccacggttatctcggtatgggagccacctcctaaagcgacggcacagcgtgctacataccagagtccggtctgtctctgttatctgatccttgacctcgagtctatagggagttcactttgcatgcatgtttactcatactctcgcactgagcgttttatgctcacgtctcgtactctgtattttctggacaccctattccatggggcaggtttgcgattggatgaggagggtggatccaggaggggctagtcagtggttggccagctggagcttcgtctaggttttattactgttgtttgggtttatacaactattcgatttggttgtatattattggataaattacagattcctattcttgggattgtataatgttattggattccgcagttttattctgatatctgtttaattaagttaattgcatgcataagttctgtttagtaggtgatccgggtaagggtcactacatttatggtatcagagcatgcaaaagatttcttgggatttagtctcatcttgaggtatttttgtagatgtcaaatcgtgacgaccagagttctcatggcagtgttggtgggcattggggtgatgccgaccgggagcctcgtcgagaacgacgTCATCGttaccatgacgacgagcgtttcactgtgcgtcgattcttagctatgggtcctaagcccttagttggaggtgagtctccggaggatgcggagaactggttagaccgcatggaaacgacttttcagactttccaatgcaccgatgagcagaaggtggagacccttggctatcttctggatgggcgtgcgcgcaggtggtggaggtttacttctgcaccttttgttgcggcgagaggagtggccacctgggccgagtttcgcacagctttccaaaagcgatatttttctcctgcactccgacagtcgaaggcaggcgagctactgagtctgcgacagggaaccatgtctatcgatgagtatcagcagaggttctttgatctgctattctattgccccgagattgctgatagctcagagatgaagtataatctgttccttcagggccttaaccctgagatccatgaccgtgtggcagttggtgacgacatgtcctacgagggtttggtgagccgttgtcatcaggcagaggacagcattcggcggaacaggtctttccctcagtcgaggcctgctagttctttgggtccccgtgcccaatctttcaagaagtctggatcttcttcttcctctggttttggaggtattgtccgttatggtaagaaggacaagtgtgatcactgtgggaagaaccatccatccgacaagtgccgtagagcttctggagcttgtttccgttgtggagagactggtcatatccgaagagattgtccactgtctgggggagtcggttctggatctggttcaggatcgggttctcaggccaccgtacagcagaggtcgcagggacagtctgctgggagttctcatttgaggccacgagcttctggccaggtgtttgccctgagacatgatcagactgtggaggagaatgaaaaagtcatcgcaggtacatttatgctttatggtatacctgctcttgtacttattgacactggtgtatctcattccttcatttctgcacgttttgttaagaggcatagagttgatgccgggtacttcgcctatttctagagcaccgtatcgtctggctccgtcagagatgcgtgagttaaagaatcagctacaggatcttttggacaaggggtacattcgtcctagtgtatctccttggggagctcctgttctcttcgtgaagaagaaggatgggtcgatgcggctgtgcattgactatcggcagctgaatcgagtgactgtgaagaacaagtatccattgcctcgtgttgatgacttgtttgaccagctgcagggcacatcaatttactccaagattgacttgagatctgggtatcatcagttgagattccgtgatcaggacgtagccaaaactgcattccgtactcgttatgggcattacgagttcctagtgatgccatttggtttgaataatgcgccggctatattcatggatctgatgaaccgtgtcttcagggagtatttggacaagtttgtcgtggtcttcattgacgacatcctggtttattcgcgtaatacggaagagcatgtttctcacttgcggttggtactgcagactcttcgagatgagcaattgtacgccaagctgagcaagtgtgagttctggatggatagagtggtttttcttggccatatcatatccagggaggggatttctgttgatccaagcaagattgaagcggtacttaattggtcgcgtccgacgacagttgctgagatccgtagttttctgggtctagcagggtattatcgtcgcttcattctgaacttctctcagttagctcgaccgttgacgcagcttacccgcaagggtgtggattttgagtggtcctccgagtgtgaggagaatttccgtgagcttcgacggcggttgacttctgcgccggtgttagcattaccgtcaggatttggagggtatgtagtttacacggatgcttctcttcaggggttaggttgtgtcctgactcagaatgggcatgtgatcgcatacgcttctagacagctgaagcttcacgaggacaactacccagtccatgatttggaattggcagccattgtgttcgctttgaagatctggcgtcattatctttatggcgagaaatttgagatcttcaccgaccataagagtctcaagtatttgttcactcaggcagaattgaacatgagacaaagacgttggatggacttgcttaaggactatgattgcgagattaagtaccatccgggagctgctaatctcaccgctgatgccttgagtcgcaaggtgcgactatccgcacttcagacttgttcgatgtctagtgcgatcagtgactgttgtacttcaggttttaccttcaagcataagaaaggtatgcagagtatccagatgtttgcgatattatctgagccagccttgtactcgcggatccaagatgctcagatgtctgattcgaagacccagcgtttagctcgtctagctaacgagggtagctcgtctggatttcattatcagtcagacggctttctgtgtttgtctggtaggcttgtgatttcacaggatgaagagttgcgagaggagattttatctcaggcacatcgcactaagttgagtattcatcctgggagcaacaagatgtacaaggatctacgtactcgtttctggtggaagggaatgaaacgcagtgtttatcagtttgtttcgagatgtttggtgtgtcaacaggtcaaggcagagcaccgacgacctggaggattgcttcacagtctgcctattcctgaatggaaatgggagtttatcactatggactttgtgacccatttgccggtatccccgaggaactgtgatgctatctgggtggtggtggaccgactcaccaagtcagcgcatttcattgcctatagccgagagtactctgtggatcgcatggctcggttgtacattcaggagatcgttcgacttcatggagtgcctgtgagcattgtcagcgatcgggaccccaggtttacttctaggttctgggggagtgttcagcgtgcgatgggtactactctcagtttgagtacagcctatcatccggagactgatggtcagtcagagcgcactatccgtacgttagaggatatgcttagagcgtgcgtcatggattttggttcagcctggcaggatcatttgtcgttgatcgagttcgcttacaacaacagctatcacactagtattgggatggcaccttttgaagcgttgtatgggcggcgttgtcgtactccactcttctgggaagaaatgggggagagacaggctgagggaccggagtttatccagcaggcgatagacattgttgatcagatcaagaaacggattaagactgcacaggatcgtcaggccagttatgctaatatcaagcgtaggcctttgcagttcgaggtcggggagaaagtgtttctgagagtgtcacctttccgcaagattctcagatttggccttaagggcaagttgtctcccagatttatcggtccgtttgagatcttagaaagcattggcgatttggcttatcgactagctttgccaccgcatctatccagtattcacgacgtgttccacgtatctctattgcgacggtatgtggcggatgaatctcatattctgcagcggtctgaggttcaggtagacaaggatttgacttatgttgagaaacctcttcgtatcctggattataaggataaggttttacggaacaaagtcattcctttggttttagttcagtggcagcgccgaggcactgaagaagctacttgggagcttgaggacaggatgcgtaaagaccatcctgagttgttttgatttcattctttaagttgtattcagttgcaaactctgtaaacgtttgatttgaataaagaatgtttctgatttctgtatttgcattcggtacttaagatctgatttcgaggacgaaatatcttaagtgggggagaatgtagtagcccgtgccctaattgagtaattaaaggattaatgctaattaattgaattaggcatcggacggatcggaagctccgaaggcacgatcggaagctccgaacaggatcggaagctccgatgagcgatcggaggcaccgatgttattacgtcaggcatgacgtgtggttggatcggaagctccgatcaggaccggaagctccgatcacccctatccggagtcaacaagtgatattttgacacgtggcagatcaggatcttcggaagctccgatggcaggatcggacgttccgatcgaggttcggacgttccgatcaaggatcggaagttctgatcgttgtctataaatagaaggccgaaacttcactttcatttgccaattccgagttctcctttcctttctagtccttttggagctgttctagtcttcttaggcttggtccgaaggtcggagaggcgttcggtagtcatagcggagtcgtgcccaagttctggaggcatcgacatcaaagggctaacgacggacgaaggtatagcttttgcttcctataaatatttaggagtatgcaatagcttagttaaggcttttagagcactttaatgatagtagtatcatttggcagtgtagagcagactataggcgtggacctagagttggtagagctttcactgttttgaggtacgaaagtactgttcgagatatcctgactgagtatgcatgtattatgtgactgcatgatttatatgccatgatattatgctgcattcatttgcatcttgctgtatctctttcgagatgtctgttagtagggttgtaccctattctgttagtggatggacttccatcgatttgggtccggcgtatccacggttatctcggtatgggagccacctcctgaagcgacggcacagcgtgctacataccagagtccggtctgtctctgttatctgatccttgacctcgagtctatagggagttcactttgcatgcatgtttactcatactctcgcactgagcgttttatgctcacgtctcgtactctgtattttctggacaccctattccatggggcaggtttgcgattggatgaggagggtggatccaggaggggctagtcagtggttggccagctggagcttcgtctaggttttattactgttgtttgggtttatacagctattcgatttggttgtatattattggataaattacagattcctattcttgggattgtataatgttattggattccgcagttttattctgatatctgtttaattaagttaattgcatgcataagttctgtttagtaggtgatccgggtaagggtcactacaattatgGCCTTTCATTGGAGATGATTTTATTTCAACAGCCCTCCATACTCTCAACGATAGAGGTGACATCAGGGATTGGAATGCCACCATTATTGCTCTCATTCCTAAAGTCAGAGAGCCTCTTTGTCTGACAGATTTCAGGCCTATAAGTCTTTGCAATACTTGCTATAAAATCATTGCTCGGACTATTACCAATAGATTTCGTCCTGTCTTGGCTCAGGTCATTGACCCTCATCAAAGTGCATTTATTCCAGGCAGGTTGATTTTGGATAATGTCGTGGTTGGATTTGAGTGCATGAACTGGatcagaaataaaaaaaaaaaagccaagTCCGGTTTCGCATCTCTTAAATTGGATATGAGTAAGGCATTCGATCGAGTGGAATGGGTTTTCTTACGAGCAGTTTTGTGCAAGTTGGGCTTTCAGGAGTCGTGGGTGTAGCACCAAaaacttctaaaatttgaaaatcatgcctaaaattattttcagtatttatattttaaatttcttgaagttaattgtttaagtttcagttaaagttagccttgcttgacttatttgaattaaatgccttgaactgtttagttagtaatttttatccaggcaggcgacgacggtgggcttcggtggtttattttcaagatttttaattttaagattttaagttagaggtaaaatgggggttttggccaaaaatgcaaattttgaacttttaggggtcaaaaagcaattttatctttttcttgggttatttcctaaatttcccataaaataggattttattaaatccgggttagtggaatttcaatcaaaatgttgtgagttgaaattttaaatttagaagtttgaaaatagcaaaaagtttgaggtaaaaagttttaatagtacaagtagtacttttgctagtacaagtaaaattttaaaacactacacacaatacactacacttttaatttacactatcattaaaacatttcaattaaaaaaaaatcaaaacacaaaccctaactcccaaaccctagccctaGCCGCCCACTTCTCCCCTCTCCCTTGAAGAAGCCGTCCAACACCTCCAGCCGCCGCCCAGCCGCCGTCCGCCGCCGTCCCAGCCACCGGAGAAGCTCCCCTAGGTGCTTAGCTTGGTGTTTGGTTGAAGTTCCACTCTCATCTCCTCTTCTTGTTCGAAATTTGTTGGTAGATTGGTGAAGGCAAGTGTAACTATTTCTTTGGGctaacattcaagcaatatctacccccacccttaagacttcttgcaataatttcgaaaatgcatgatgttgtgatgttagggtttcgaatttgggcatttaaggggctgattttgctaaatgtgttatggggttgagtttatgtgatttaatgttaagtatatgtgcaatgacatggatttatatggatgttcttgccaaaattcgaattttcagaatgtataaggacctaaatttcgaaattttgcatgtgtaggggctgaaatttaattgatgttgaagtatttaatggtcttgcattggtcttgattgattgttcaacattttggagttttgatggttaattcttgatgttcttgatatgtgttgtgaaagtgtggattgagtgtagcccaagtgtttgggaaaagtcctaagagaggttatttgaggtgtttgggtgtttggtgtggagataagttgaggaaagtgggctaagtgtttgaattgttggaattggaggtgtgtgagtgtgcagggcagcacTG
It encodes:
- the LOC140888736 gene encoding uncharacterized protein, whose protein sequence is MNLLAWNARGLGNPRAIRELRRLIVVSNPSFLFISETKLLSHQCRQWLRGFQFDGCFSVDCDRRRGESLQWRFTGFYGNPEASFHSSSWELLRRIYGIHELQQLPWLVGGDFNEILFESEKMGGLVRPLPQMKDFADALVDCGLQDLSCIGDPFTWSNKRKDFVQYVQQCWDKSRGLPDHPAILSRFSRDLSIWAGQRFNNLGKKIKLLRDELNWLQCSSFAKDNYNRILALEKEIEKLYDQEEIHWKQRSRVNWLSQGDRNTKFFHSSASTRCQNKLIKGLFNSLGEWFDDEPNMVGITTDYFSSLFASSNPSQSDIESVLEFINPIVNNHMNDILCTPFTAEEIRKVMFEMHPSKSPGPDGFTALFYKKLL